The genomic window CTGGAAGGTGCAGGCGTGATCGAAAAGGACAGCATATATATCGCGCCGTACTCGAATGAATGGCACCTGCACCACTCTGAAGAGTGGTTTAAGCGGTACGTAGAAGAGTACTGTGATAAGGTAGATGACTTGCAGGTCGGTGACTTCGTGCTCTATCAGTACGGCCGCTGTATAAGTCATGGCGCGGTCTATGTCGGTAATAATGTGGTGTGTCATTCACTTGTCGATCAAGGCTGTGTACTGACTGATATGGACGATGTGATGTTTTACGACCGCAAAGGCAAGAGCCGCGTGCGTGGATATTATCGGTATCGGGGTGATTAGATGGGCTTTTTGAGTAAAAATATCGTCACTCGTGAAGAGAAAATATCTGCCTTCTCGGTCAATACGGCCGAATATGGCGCTCCTGTCATGGAGATCCTCGGTACGACACGTATCAGTGGCAACGTCATTTATTACGATGATTTTACGGCACACGAGCACCGAGAGACACAGCGCACCGGCAAAGGCGGCGGCAGTAAGACGACTAATATCTCATATACATATACCGTTGCAGTCATTTTGGGTCTGTGTGAAGGGCCTGTTGGCGGCATCGGCAAGGTGTGGATCGGGAAAGAGCTGTATACGTATCCGAACGAGGCGATACAGCTGACGCTGTTTAAAGGGACTGCCGAGCAGTCACCGTGGAGCTATCTGACAGGCAAGCATCCCGATAAGGCACTCTCGTATCCGAATCTGGCATATATGGCAGGCGTTATCGATCTCGGCAACAGCGGCAGTATGCCGACGTACAATTTCGAAGTCAAAGGTAAGCTACTTTCGACGGGCGATGGAATCGATGTCAACCCTGCCGACTATATCGTGTACATCTTGGATAAGGTCGGTATGGGCGATATTGCGATCGATGGGATAGACAACTACCGCGCTTATTGCAAGGCGGCAGATCTGCTGATCTCCACACCGAGCGATGCATCAGGCACGCAAGAAGCACGTGAGATCATCAACGATATTGCATCGCTGACGAATGCGTATGTATTCTGGTCGAACGATCGATTCAAGATCGTACCGCTTGCCGACAGGCCCGTCGGTACATGGCAGCCGAATACGACGATCCTGTACGATCTGACGATCGATGATCTTATCCCGCAGACGGGTGGTGCGGCCGTCACGTACAGCAGGAAAGACAGCAGTGAGATCCACAATCGCTTTACGGTCGAATTTTTGAACCGAGCGAACGGATACGAGAAAGAAAGTGTGTCGTATGAGGATACGGCCGACATCATCGATCACGGTGTACGGCAATCATCGACAGTCAAGGCACACTACATCTACACG from Selenomonadales bacterium includes these protein-coding regions:
- a CDS encoding C40 family peptidase, producing LEGAGVIEKDSIYIAPYSNEWHLHHSEEWFKRYVEEYCDKVDDLQVGDFVLYQYGRCISHGAVYVGNNVVCHSLVDQGCVLTDMDDVMFYDRKGKSRVRGYYRYRGD
- a CDS encoding phage tail protein, yielding MGFLSKNIVTREEKISAFSVNTAEYGAPVMEILGTTRISGNVIYYDDFTAHEHRETQRTGKGGGSKTTNISYTYTVAVILGLCEGPVGGIGKVWIGKELYTYPNEAIQLTLFKGTAEQSPWSYLTGKHPDKALSYPNLAYMAGVIDLGNSGSMPTYNFEVKGKLLSTGDGIDVNPADYIVYILDKVGMGDIAIDGIDNYRAYCKAADLLISTPSDASGTQEAREIINDIASLTNAYVFWSNDRFKIVPLADRPVGTWQPNTTILYDLTIDDLIPQTGGAAVTYSRKDSSEIHNRFTVEFLNRANGYEKESVSYEDTADIIDHGVRQSSTVKAHYIYTKARAVRIAEEMARKNKYERNKYTFKLDWAFCRLEVGDLVTLTDTAIGLDKVVVCIDSVTEAADGLLTFTAISRA